The genomic region CCGACCACAAGGGGGGCACCATCTCTGATGCTTTCCGGGCGATGTCAAGCCTTGGTAAGGTTCTTCGCGTTGCGTCGAATTAAGCCACATGCTCCGCTGCTTGTGCGGGCCCCCGTCAATTCCTTTGAGTTTTAGCCTTGCGGCCGTACTCCCCAGGCGGGGAACTTAATGCGTTAGCTGCGGCACCGACGACGTGGAATGTCGCCAACACCTAGTTCCCACCGTTTACGGCGTGGACTACCAGGGTATCTAATCCTGTTCGCTCCCCACGCTTTCGCTCCTCAGCGTCAGTAATGGCCCAGAGATCCGCCTTCGCCACCGGTGTTCCTCCTGATATCTGCGCATTTCACCGCTACACCAGGAATTCCGATCTCCCCTACCACACTCTAGTCTGCCCGTATCGAATGCAGACCCGGGGTTAAGCCCCGGGCTTTCACATCCGACGCGACAGACCGCCTACGAGCTCTTTACGCCCAATAATTCCGGACAACGCTTGCGCCCTACGTATTACCGCGGCTGCTGGCACGTAGTTAGCCGGCGCTTCTTCTGCAGGTACCGTCACTTGCGCTTCTTCCCTGCTGAAAGAGGTTTACAACCCGAAGGCCGTCATCCCTCACGCGGCGTCGCTGCATCAGGCTTCCGCCCATTGTGCAATATTCCCCACTGCTGCCTCCCGTAGGAGTCTGGGCCGTGTCTCAGTCCCAGTGTGGCCGGTCGCCCTCTCAGGCCGGCTACCCGTCGTCGCCTTGGTGAGCTTCTACCTCACCAACAAGCTGATAGGCCGCGGGCTCATCCCTCACCGCCGGAGCTTTCAACCCCCACCCATGCGGGCAGGAGTGTTATCCGGTATTAGACCCCGTTTCCAGGGCTTGTCCCAGAGTGAAGGGCAGATTGCCCACGTGTTACTCACCCGTTCGCCACTAATCCACCCCGAAGGGCTTCATCGTTCGACTTGCATGTGTTAAGCACGCCGCCAGCGTTCGTCCTGAGCCAGGATCAAACTCTCCGTGAATGTATTCCCGTAATCGGGACAACACCACGAGAGCGGAACAGTCGGACGGAATAAGCCCGGCTGTTCACAACGTCCTCGCTGTGCGCCTGCCAGGACCATGCCCGGCAGGACTTTTTCAAAGGAACCTCCACCCACCACATAATGCGGTGGACGGGGTATCAACATATCTGGCGTTGATTTTTGGCACGCTGTTGAGTTCTCAAGGAACGGACGCTTCCTTCGTACTCACCCGAGATAATCTCTCGCGGCTTTCCTCCGGGCGCTTCCCTTCGGTCTTGCGGTCTTGCGTTTCCGACTCTATCAGACCGTTTTCCGATCCGATTTCCTCGGTACTTTCCAGGTTTTCGCTTTCGCGTTTCCCTTTCCGGCGGTGTTGACTCTAGCAGATCCTTTCGGGCCTGACTCCCTGTCAACCGGGTTTGCCTTCGCGGCTGTTGGGCCGTTCCGACGTCCCAAACGTTAGCGGATCCTCTCGGCAGGTCCTAATCGGAGCTGCCGACCCCACATCGAATTGAATTCGGGCACGCCGAATTCGCCCCGGTGGGGAGATCGTGCTGATGGTTTGGTGTGCCGCTTCTGCGGCGGAGGTGCTGTCGCAGAACCGTTACGGCCCCGTGGCAACTCGAAGAACCTTACGGATCGGCGAGGGGAGTGTCAAGTCTCCCCCGGGCGACCGTCCGGCAAACCAGCGGCGGGCAGGAAGTCCGAGCCGGAGCCAAGGCCCAACTCAGGCCTCAGTCAAGGTCGGTGAGCCGACCGCCGGCGTCCGGCTGGGCGTGCTCCACACGGCGCAGCAGGCGGGTCAGCACCTCGCCCAGGACGCCGCGCTCCTCCGGGGAGAGGTCCTGGAGCAGGTCCTCCTCGAAAACGGAGGCAAGGCGCATGACCGCCAGCCACTTCGCTCGCCCCTCCTCCGTGAGTTCGACGATGACGCGTACCCGATTGGACTCGTCGCGTTCCCGGGTGACCAGGCCCTCCGCGACCATGCGGTCGATGCGGTGGGTCATCGCGGCCGGGGTGAGGCCGAGGCGCTTGGCGAGGTCGCTCGGGCCCATGCGGTAGGGGGCGCCGGAGAGGACGAGTGCCTTGAGGACCTCCCACTCGGCGTTGCTCATGCCGAGGGTCGCGGTCTGGCGGCCGTACGCGACGTTCATACGGCGGTTCAGACGGCCCAGTGCCGAGACGATCTTCTCGACCTGGGGGTCGAGGTCCTGGAACTCGCGCTGGTAGGCGGCGATCTGTTCCTCGATCGTCGGCTCGCTGACGCGGCGGGTGTGACCCATAGCCGCAGTATGGCACGCGGTCGCTTGGCGTTGAAGTCCTTCGAGATGTACTGTTTAGATCCTAACTTTAGCTTCGAAGTCTTCACATCTAACTCCTGAGGCAGACGTAAGACTTCCCCTACCAAGGCAGGTGAAAGTGACCAGGGCGATGGGCGCGGAGATGCGCCGGATCCATGTGGGCAACGCACTCAGCGCGTTCGGGCTCGGCTTTACCGTCCCGTATCTGTACATCTATGTGGCGCAGG from Streptomyces sp. NBC_00878 harbors:
- a CDS encoding MarR family winged helix-turn-helix transcriptional regulator; translation: MGHTRRVSEPTIEEQIAAYQREFQDLDPQVEKIVSALGRLNRRMNVAYGRQTATLGMSNAEWEVLKALVLSGAPYRMGPSDLAKRLGLTPAAMTHRIDRMVAEGLVTRERDESNRVRVIVELTEEGRAKWLAVMRLASVFEEDLLQDLSPEERGVLGEVLTRLLRRVEHAQPDAGGRLTDLD